One genomic segment of Paraburkholderia caffeinilytica includes these proteins:
- a CDS encoding helix-turn-helix domain-containing protein, producing the protein MTATPTSSTAERDGAPRHIVAVVAFDGISPFHLSVPCVVFGEDGSNGGVPVFDFRVCAAERGTLTTTVGFSIAVTHGLEALADAHTIIVPSWRDPNETPPAALLDALRAAHARGAQLVGLCLGAFVLAAAGILDDRPASTHWAWADDFARRYPRVRLDPDVLYVDDGNVLTSAGTAAGLDCCLHVLRKMCGAQAANYVARRLVVPPHRQGGQAQYIQQPVAPNVRGDRLSCLLEWVSANLDAPHTLDTLAGRALMSRRTFTRRFRLATGTTVGAWLLAQRLARAQQLLESTDESVEAIAGIAGFGSTASLRQHFAEAFRISPSAWRREFRGV; encoded by the coding sequence ATGACGGCTACCCCCACCTCCTCTACCGCCGAACGCGACGGCGCACCCCGCCACATTGTCGCGGTGGTCGCGTTCGACGGTATCAGCCCGTTCCATCTTTCGGTACCGTGCGTGGTGTTCGGCGAGGACGGCAGCAACGGCGGCGTGCCCGTGTTCGACTTCCGCGTCTGCGCAGCCGAGCGCGGCACGCTGACCACCACCGTCGGTTTCTCGATTGCCGTCACGCATGGGCTCGAAGCGCTTGCCGACGCGCACACGATCATCGTGCCGAGCTGGCGCGATCCGAACGAGACGCCGCCCGCCGCCCTGCTCGACGCACTGCGCGCCGCCCACGCACGCGGCGCCCAGCTGGTTGGGCTGTGCCTGGGCGCGTTCGTGCTGGCGGCCGCCGGCATTCTCGACGACCGGCCGGCGTCGACCCACTGGGCGTGGGCGGACGACTTCGCGCGCCGCTATCCGCGCGTGCGGCTCGATCCCGACGTGCTCTATGTCGACGACGGCAACGTGCTGACCTCGGCCGGCACCGCCGCCGGCCTCGACTGCTGCCTGCATGTCCTGCGCAAGATGTGCGGCGCGCAGGCGGCGAACTATGTCGCGCGCCGGCTGGTGGTGCCGCCGCATCGGCAGGGAGGCCAGGCGCAATACATTCAGCAGCCGGTCGCGCCGAACGTGCGCGGCGACCGCCTGTCGTGTCTGCTCGAATGGGTGAGCGCGAATCTGGATGCACCGCATACGCTCGACACCCTCGCCGGGCGCGCGTTGATGAGCCGCCGCACATTTACGCGGCGCTTCCGGCTCGCCACCGGCACGACCGTCGGCGCATGGCTGCTGGCGCAGCGGCTCGCCCGCGCGCAGCAACTGCTGGAAAGCACGGATGAGTCCGTGGAGGCCATTGCGGGGATTGCGGGATTCGGCTCGACCGCCTCGCTGCGGCAACATTTCGCGGAAGCGTTTCGCATCTCGCCATCCGCGTGGCGACGGGAGTTTCGCGGCGTGTGA